In Thermospira aquatica, the following proteins share a genomic window:
- a CDS encoding LysM peptidoglycan-binding domain-containing protein: protein MRKLLVTLSIIGMVLWFAGCSSVPKKELEEAKKAIEQAQAVDAALFASSELAAAQNDYDAANKFVENKKNKEAKEKAVSSKQKADEAYSLARERRAEDIYQKNVALMNQIKENFGEKRAPEAYEDAVSSFNAFEQTYAKKDPDATYQEGSKLYEKLSPLAQKLLADVEQATAAVTAAQDKYYAAENRDIVKTYASKELSDAAVILQRAKEALANGDLEEAISLAQQASALIDGAITKAEQAYQQELASQQQVSPAEGNINTNKQKAEQYIDEAKKKLEELKKRRGSSYLPLEASFTYVAAGEGEEEVNDAMVEKYIKLAEDAYAREEYLDAIDYAREAIRLADMLLAMETAATYTVKLNPANRDCLWKIAGYMYNNRYWLWPMIWRANKYQIKDPDLIYPGQVFKIPPMVGEGK from the coding sequence ATGAGAAAATTACTTGTTACGTTATCCATTATTGGAATGGTGTTATGGTTTGCAGGATGTTCATCAGTACCCAAAAAAGAACTTGAAGAAGCCAAAAAAGCTATTGAACAAGCCCAGGCAGTCGATGCGGCCTTATTTGCCTCTTCGGAGTTAGCAGCAGCTCAGAATGACTATGATGCTGCCAACAAATTCGTAGAAAATAAAAAGAACAAAGAGGCAAAAGAAAAGGCTGTTTCCTCGAAACAGAAAGCAGATGAAGCTTACAGTCTTGCCCGTGAACGTCGTGCTGAGGACATTTATCAAAAGAATGTTGCTTTAATGAACCAGATTAAGGAAAACTTTGGTGAGAAGCGGGCTCCTGAAGCGTATGAAGATGCTGTATCCTCTTTTAATGCTTTCGAACAGACCTATGCAAAAAAGGATCCTGATGCAACCTATCAGGAGGGTTCAAAGCTGTATGAAAAACTTTCTCCTCTTGCGCAAAAACTCCTTGCCGATGTTGAGCAGGCAACGGCTGCTGTAACCGCAGCGCAGGACAAGTACTATGCGGCAGAGAATCGTGATATTGTGAAAACCTATGCCTCCAAGGAGCTTTCGGATGCGGCTGTTATCCTGCAGCGAGCCAAGGAAGCTCTTGCAAATGGTGATCTGGAAGAGGCTATCTCTCTCGCTCAACAGGCTTCTGCCCTGATTGATGGTGCCATTACCAAGGCAGAGCAGGCCTATCAGCAAGAGTTGGCTTCCCAACAGCAAGTTAGCCCTGCAGAAGGGAATATTAATACCAACAAGCAAAAGGCAGAACAGTACATTGATGAAGCCAAGAAAAAGCTAGAAGAACTTAAAAAACGTCGCGGAAGTAGTTATCTTCCTTTAGAAGCGTCGTTTACGTATGTTGCTGCCGGTGAGGGAGAAGAAGAGGTGAATGATGCGATGGTGGAAAAATACATAAAACTTGCAGAAGATGCCTATGCTCGCGAAGAGTATCTTGATGCTATTGATTATGCCCGAGAGGCTATTCGACTGGCTGATATGCTCCTTGCTATGGAAACGGCTGCCACGTATACGGTGAAACTTAATCCGGCTAATAGAGACTGTCTCTGGAAGATCGCGGGATATATGTATAACAATCGTTACTGGCTCTGGCCTATGATCTGGAGAGCCAACAAATACCAGATCAAGGATCCCGACCTCATCTATCCCGGTCAGGTTTTCAAAATTCCTCCGATGGTTGGAGAGGGAAAGTAG
- a CDS encoding putative ABC transporter permease, which produces MNPGFLQGPFVAVYGFGGVGIYLLSELFPFERWGVWAWIALVLLPSVVEYIAGWFTETWFGVKLWDYSDLPFHLHGRVCLLFSFFWGLLAVGVILWVQPALLSLIHSLPGEWRWLLTGWLSMYLVVDFWFSANMYQRYARWIRQLKENLSQIPERLIIPSMSLKESQRYFKRLFHPMEVFPHLAKQFRERLKETPDSFLEFVKRFLPRE; this is translated from the coding sequence GTGAATCCTGGTTTTCTCCAAGGACCGTTTGTTGCAGTGTATGGTTTTGGTGGAGTCGGGATTTATCTTTTGAGCGAGCTTTTCCCATTTGAACGTTGGGGAGTATGGGCATGGATTGCCCTTGTTCTTTTGCCTTCTGTCGTTGAATATATTGCCGGTTGGTTTACGGAAACATGGTTTGGGGTAAAATTGTGGGATTATAGTGATTTGCCGTTCCATCTTCATGGTCGTGTGTGTCTCTTGTTTAGTTTTTTCTGGGGATTGCTAGCTGTTGGAGTCATTCTGTGGGTCCAGCCTGCACTTCTCTCTCTGATACACAGCCTTCCGGGAGAGTGGCGATGGCTTCTTACGGGATGGCTCAGCATGTATCTTGTCGTTGACTTTTGGTTTTCTGCCAATATGTACCAGCGCTATGCTCGATGGATACGTCAACTCAAAGAAAATCTTTCCCAAATTCCTGAAAGACTTATCATTCCTTCTATGTCCCTCAAAGAAAGCCAGCGATACTTTAAAAGACTTTTTCATCCCATGGAGGTTTTTCCCCATCTGGCGAAGCAGTTTCGGGAACGTTTAAAGGAGACGCCGGATTCTTTTCTTGAGTTTGTGAAACGGTTTCTTCCCAGGGAGTAG
- a CDS encoding HD domain-containing protein, whose translation MPLLVKRYTLAMVRRRIYLRLNTIRHHDNSILYHNLRVARVAYRWAMFLKKFFSRHIKTKALIRGALLNDFFFYDWRREKPPSGKLHAFEHPRESAKNAHYYYRITRRERNIILSHMWPLGIWPRYSESWLVSMADKWVSLKEFLRKWLKKEYTRV comes from the coding sequence ATGCCACTTCTCGTGAAACGTTATACTCTTGCCATGGTGAGGCGGAGAATTTATCTGCGTTTAAATACTATTCGACATCATGATAACAGCATACTCTATCACAATCTCCGTGTAGCAAGGGTAGCTTACCGGTGGGCAATGTTTCTGAAAAAGTTTTTTTCGCGTCATATAAAAACAAAGGCGCTCATCCGGGGAGCTCTCCTCAACGATTTTTTCTTTTATGATTGGCGGCGAGAGAAACCTCCGAGTGGCAAGCTTCACGCCTTTGAGCATCCCAGAGAATCAGCAAAAAATGCCCATTATTACTATAGAATTACCAGGCGCGAACGAAATATCATTCTTTCTCATATGTGGCCACTAGGGATATGGCCGCGATATAGCGAAAGCTGGCTTGTCAGTATGGCTGACAAGTGGGTTTCTTTGAAAGAGTTTTTACGAAAATGGTTGAAAAAGGAGTATACTCGTGTTTGA
- a CDS encoding dihydroorotate dehydrogenase, with amino-acid sequence MFETKIGQIVFRNPVMTASGTFGMGDPFRDFYDYSQLGGVVLKTLTPRPRKGNPPPRLYETPAGLLNSIGLENEGFDVFEREVLEKNPFAEWKTNVIVSLAGDEEGDFVQLASRCGKLPGVSAIELNLSCPNVHAGGATFDSEQEAVYRIVSEAIEQSSLPVFVKLSPQHDLVRNARVAEKAGAAAVTISNTYLGMAIDIHRKSFVFARKFAGFSGPAVKPMALAHVYRVSREVNIPVIASGGIASGEDAAEFLLAGARLLQIGTMGFVKPTLAVEVVDFLERFFGDVAPEPLS; translated from the coding sequence GTGTTTGAAACAAAAATTGGACAAATCGTATTTCGAAATCCGGTCATGACGGCTTCAGGAACGTTCGGGATGGGGGATCCCTTTCGAGATTTTTATGACTATAGCCAACTCGGTGGAGTGGTACTCAAGACACTGACACCCCGCCCTAGAAAAGGAAATCCACCCCCACGCCTTTATGAAACCCCAGCAGGGCTTTTGAACTCCATTGGTCTCGAAAACGAGGGATTTGATGTCTTTGAACGAGAGGTTCTGGAGAAAAATCCCTTTGCTGAGTGGAAAACCAATGTCATTGTGAGTCTTGCCGGTGATGAAGAGGGGGATTTTGTACAGCTTGCTTCACGGTGTGGAAAGCTTCCTGGTGTTTCGGCGATTGAGTTAAACCTGAGTTGTCCCAATGTCCACGCGGGAGGGGCAACGTTTGATAGTGAGCAGGAAGCTGTGTATCGGATTGTTTCGGAAGCCATTGAACAATCGTCTCTTCCTGTGTTTGTTAAACTCAGTCCCCAGCATGACCTGGTAAGAAATGCCCGAGTAGCGGAAAAAGCAGGAGCGGCTGCCGTGACGATTTCTAATACTTATCTTGGGATGGCAATTGATATTCACAGGAAAAGTTTTGTTTTTGCCAGAAAGTTTGCTGGATTTTCCGGACCGGCGGTAAAACCTATGGCTTTAGCTCATGTCTATCGGGTTTCTCGGGAGGTGAATATTCCTGTGATTGCAAGTGGCGGTATAGCCTCTGGGGAGGATGCGGCAGAGTTTTTGCTTGCAGGAGCCCGTTTATTGCAGATAGGGACAATGGGTTTTGTGAAACCAACGCTTGCGGTAGAGGTGGTGGATTTTCTTGAGCGTTTTTTTGGGGATGTTGCTCCAGAGCCTCTTAGCTAA